A segment of the Corylus avellana chromosome ca2, CavTom2PMs-1.0 genome:
aaaaaatgtaaatcaaGATGCTAATAAAGTAGTTAATCCTATAAAAAATGTGataagttttcctccaaattaagtTGTACATGTGACTTCAAAcatgtacttctcacatgttttttttaataccctaaTGTGCATAAACCACCGTTAACTCCAAAAATCTTCCATCCGCCTAGAATTTATTTTCTCCCTTACGGCCTCACGCCTTCATCTCTCCCTCCCCTATGGCACCTAGGGGTGGAACCATGCTTTTGAGTGTGGGGggacgatatatatatatatatatattttttttttctaattaaaagggtAGGCCGGAGAGATCAATTGTGGCTATCTTacttgggcgtgaccatagtaacaCCTACTTATAGATACATATGGTGAgatataatttcatagtaaagcacaagtcatttttgttagaattttattatatttcttattaccactaacaagtgaaagaatgccaaataaattatGAGTTCAAACCCATCaaatatttaagttaattaacaacaatgaaagctaaaaaacaaaacttgtataatttttctacattaaaatacAGTAAATACTTATTCAAAATCTTAATCTTATGGCATCAAAACACATAATAgcataaattattagcaatataaactaagcacaatctATATGGTTCAAGAAAAATTGTATGAATTGTTTCTCCTAAAGCTCccaacaacaataatattgaGATTCTGAGACAAGCCAAAACAATGCTGCAGcctacaataataaaaataacccaAATTTTAATCTCATGAAATCTTAAAAATTAGTTAAGTCAAAATGTTAGTTTTAATCTTTAACAACTAAGCCATACAGCCCACACCAACTAATAACTATTAACTAAGCAGCTAGTCCTAAGCGTCCAagtcattatttaatttaattttttttctaattcactAAGCCACTAACACATACTCACTTGACACTTGGGACACTTGGCCACTAAGTTTACACTCCATGCCCACTCCCTCTGCAACATTGAAACTTGCAATTTGCAAGACTCCAAGTGTATTttctaatgaataaaaaatatatatctaacaAAGTAACAaagtaacaaattaacaatgcaTTTAAGCCACAAAGACAAAAGATTGAAAGGATTAAAGGAACTTTGAGATAAGATGAAGTGACGAAGAGCCTGCACAATTGTTTGTTGAGAACTGAGGTGAACACTGAACAGCAAGACTTCGTTCAGATGAACTGCAAGCAGCAAGACATAGGTGATAGGAATGAACACAACAAATTACAGCTAGCGGTAAGACTTTTTGGTTTTAGAGAGATAGAGTCTggtccgagagagagagagtgtgagaggaaaaaaaaagtcttttagAGAGAGTACAATGAGAAAGagagtttggggggacatttttttaaatttggagggacaaatttctaaatttgggggatagataaataaaatatatgtactttatagaaaattttgacaactttgggggacattcgtccccccacCCATACATGTAGTTCCGCCCCTGATGGCACCCAAAAAAAACCTTGCAGAGATTTGACATACAAGGGGTGGGGAGGGATATAAAGAAGATATTTGGTTGGATCAAGAGGATATTTGATCTTGTAATTGATCGTCGAAAAAGATTAAAAGTAGAGGGgccaaagaagaaagaaagcaaggACTTTTTGCAATTCCTTCTTGAATACAGAGACCAAGACACAGGAAGATCAATCTCCCTGCCTCAAATCAAAGCCTTGCTTTTGGTAAAGCTTAGAAAACTCTCACCAAGGGCGTTGAATTTTctaatctttacaatttttctctattatccgttttctctaattttttgggtttgtcatataattttctgggtttgtcaattttataacaaaaaggTGCGGTGGGGCAACAAGATTCTCCTAATTCCCAGgctactttctctacaagtattgtTGGGTGCCGTAGGGGAGGGAGAGGCGGAGACGTGAGGAAGATTAGACGTAAGGgagaaaacaaattttagatGAAAGATTTTTGGAGTTAACGGTGGATTGTGGACAttagggtattaaaaaaaacttctcaCATGTTtgaggacacatgtcaattttagagATTAGATTGGAagaagtttggaggaaaactttgtccgcTTATATATCCTTGAAGCTATttaaactcaaattaaaaaataaaataaaataaaaaagagaaaaaagccACCTGGCCACCTCCAATTAACTGTGGTCGTTCAACAATcacttatctttctttttttcttttttatttttttttatttttttattttaaaaaaattgtattttttttttatttttttatttgaggctattaatttatattattttacatCTAAAAACTGCATGTGTTCTCTTCATAATCAGATCCCGTCTAATTTAATGGACTGGCCTAATGggaaggagttttttttttttttttttcttagaaatgATAGTTTAAGACGGTTGAGTATAACAAGTAGTAGCTTATGCCAGCAACTTGTAAACAAATGATAGTTAAAGGTGGTTAaaatgtaagttttttttttttttttttttttttttttatatttaaaaaaaaggcaaaggtttcatatataatatgttacAATATTTGGCTGGACATCTAACTCATGCTATTTGGAACtgtgaattatttttctgtCAATATTAATTGTTTATTGGTATTTGTATTTTAACCCGTGTTTTTTCTCTTAACCATCAACAAGGTGCCTCTCCTCCCCCCTTCTATTTTTCACCTTTCATTTTTTAGACAAAAAAGGAGAAGTGGACAGCAACCATATCTCCAAGCCTCATGTTTTTATGCGTTTGTTATAACCTTCTTTCTTTAATTAGATCCAtggctttctttcttctcccatcccatatatatatatatatcattcccTCAAAACCCAATTATCAAACACCTATGATCTTAATCTTCGAAGGGGACTCCAAAGCTTGATCAAAAAAGCTCTGAAGCCCctttctttctatctttcttttccttatgCATTTTGAGCACCTATAGCCCTCCATTTCTTGCCTTGCAGGGAGAACTTAATTTTTTgatccaaagaaagaaaaacaaagctTATTTGTTATTCCTTTAATTTACTCCCTCAAGGTTCAAAATGTCTAATGGTGATGATGATTCACGCAGAAGAAAGAGAATTGCCCTCATCAGtttctcttccatttttcttGTAGCCATGGTGGTTGCTGTCACTGTCGGTGTTAGCCTTAGCCATGATCAAAACAAATCCAACGATTCTAAAAATGGTAGCAAGTCTGATGACGATATATACACCTCATCCAAAGCCATCCAATCAATCTGCGCTCCCACTGATTACAAACGGGAATGTGTCAGCAGCCTCTCCTCTGTGGCAGGAAACACGACAGACTCCAGAGAACTCATCATTGCTGTGTTTAAGGCTGCAATGAACCAAATCAACGAGGGTGCTAAGAAGTCAACCCTCTTGCAAGATCTGGAGAAGGATCCAATGGCCAAGAAGGCCCTCGAGGATTGCAAAGAGCTCATGGACTTTGCGGTTGATGAGCTGCAGCACTCTGCCAGCCGATTTGGGGATTTAGATATCACCAAACTTGATGACGTGGTTATTGATTTGAGGACTTGGCTAAGCGCTGTCGTCACATACCAAGAAACTTGCTTGGATGGATTCCAGAACACAACAGGTGATGCGGGAAAGAAAATGAGGGAGGCTTTGACCACAGCCATGCACTTGAGCAGCAATGGCCTAGCCATTGTCTCTGGCATGTCAAGTTTACTAGCAGACTTACAGATTCCGGGGTTTGGTGGCAGCCGCCGTCGTCTCCTTCGAGATGTTGTCAGCGACAACTGGTCGAATCCCGGAGTTCGGAGACTCCTCCAGGTGATTCCGACCGAGATTGAGCCCAACATTATTGTGGCTAAGGATGGGAGTGGAAAGTTCAAGACCATCAATGAGGCAGTGCTTGAAATCCCAAAGAGAAGCAACCAGACCTTTGTAATCTACATCAAGGAAGGAGTTTATGAGGAGTATGTCCACATAAACACGTCAATGACACATGTTATGATGATCGGTGATggagctcaaaagacaaggatCACAGGAAACCAGAGCTACATTGATGGCACACCCACCTTCAAAACTTCAACCTTTGGTACGTAATTCTAACCAAATCGTCCCCTCCATACCAAAAGTTGAGAACAATTCTCGTTTTCAAACCGCATGTAACtatgtttgttttaaaaaatgagcgATTTTAAAGGTAAAACTGTAATTCGAAATGTCAAAAACTGAGATGACATGAtagtgaaaattattatttgatcggATCAACAAATTAAggcttgaaagaaaaaaaaaaaagaaaaaaaaaagtgaatttttatTGTGAACGATTTGCCGATCCCGAGCCTGTATGTTCGTGAGTAGCTCGATACAGCCTTATTAATGGCATTATGTTATAATTGCTAATTAAGGTAGCATGTTCATTTCTATGATATGATTATCTTTGtgagaaataataatttaacatgtgCGTGCAGCTGTAACCGGAGATTACTTCACTGCCAAGAATATTGGGTTTGAGAACTCCGCCGGTGCCGCGAAACATCAGGCGGTGGCACTGAAGGTCCAATCCGACTTTTCAACATTCTACAACTGCTCCATGGATGGGTACCAAGACACCCTTTACGTCCACACAAAGCGCCAATTCTACCGCGACTGCACCATCTCCGGCACAATTGACTTCGTCTTCGGTGACGCCACCGCCATCTTCCAAAATTGCACATTCGTCGTCCGAAAGCCAATGGACAACCAACAATGCATCGTGACCGCACAAGGCAGGAAGGAGAGCCTGCAGGCGTCTGGTATTGTCCTGCAAGGCTGCAGCATCGTCTCAGACCCGGCATTCTTCCCGGTGAGATTCGAACGCAGGGCATATCTGGGTCGTCCATGGAAGGCGTTCTCGAGGACCATAATCATGGAGACCCACATTGACGACTTGATCCAGCCGCAAGGGTGGCTGCCTTGGGTGGGGGATTTCGCGCTGGACACTTGCTTTTACGCCGAATTCCAAAACACAGGCCCCGGCGCTAACTCGACAGGGCGTGTAAATTGGGCGGGAGTGAAGAAGAACATCACACGTGAAGAAGTGTTGGAGTATACTGCAGGGAGATTCTTTTTGGGTGATGAGTGGATTAAGGATGCCCAAGTGCCTTACATTAGTGGGATGATCACCAGTTAATTAAGTCGGCGTAGAAGAAATTTCATACGGATCATGAGAGAGTACTGTACgtctaatatataaaatgtttttccGGCCCGTTCGTGTTCATCTCTGATTCTTGTGGTTTTCTTGATTGATTGTTGTGgtttgatgatatatatatatatatatatatatatatataacatcgttgttttaaaaagcagttagcgattattagggttattaaccGCCGATTAACCGCATAGGCaattagtagattttactaaccatatatatatatatatatatatatatatataaaggcggttagagattttttttaaccgcattcaaaagcggttagtgcGGTTAGCGGATGGTTAATACTGCTtgtcttttcacccctaattacAAAGATTGACCAACAAAAGCAACGGTTTCTAAGAGACTCTTGGGAGAGTTGCGTTGGAGAGAGAGTGAAAGTGAGTGTGTTgagagcttgtttgagattgcgttagtaagtataatttttaaagtaaaaaatagtttgttaaaaaagctttaattttaagtttttctcaaaagtgtgttttgaccatttttggaGTAAACAAAAGTCAAATAATTAGTacgtttgaaattttttatcaaacattaCAGCTTTttatttggcacaactttttagatattaaaaatacttttaaactCTTTAAGACAACcacaaacatgctctaagtgTGCTAAGAGAGGGATTTTGATGATTAATTATGAGGCATTTGAATTCCGGCAGTTGATTGTTGTGTTTAATATGGTGGAAGTGGAGGAGAAAGTTGCTCATGGCTTTCTAGttagctctcttctctctctcaagacacggttttttttttttttttttttttttttttgtctttgaaaCCTCTCCACCTTCTAAGTGAGGGCCTTCCACCACCTTCATGTTATTTTTTCCGGGTCCCCTCTTCCCTTCCGCCTAGTGCGGCCGTGCCTCCTCCCCCCTTTGTTATCGgtcttcccttttttctttctttctggcCGTAAAGTAGCAGCATTGCCGTTCGTCCTTCACCTGTCATCTCTGCTCCGTCTAGTTGACGTCGTATGGCCGTGTTCCACCCCCAACCGTCGCACCGTTCATAGTTCTATGGTGGATCTCAGCTCCAAATCTATTCAAGCCCAATCTGTCGCCTTTTGTTCCTCCATAGCGCCAACACACCATGCCTTTGTGTTCACCAGCAGCCTCCCAACTTTTCGCCACTACCACCATCTTCCTGTTCCAAATCACCACGTGCCGCCGTGTGGATCTTACGCGCCTGCGTGTGTCTTTTGAGCTACTACGAGAAGCTCTCCCACGGGTTCCCATCTGCCTCGTCCTCTATTGAAGTTGCTGCTTGATGAGCTTtagttattattgttattttaattttccatgGACTTCTCTTTTCCTTGTGTTTTGCAGCTTAATTTAGTTGTATTTTGCTGCATTTGTGTTTTATGAGTTACTGTCACCCAGCTCTTTGGTGATATGATTTTCTAATGGAGACTTTTGTAGCCGAAATTGTGTTGGAACCTCTTGACTCTTCGGTCCCTACAATGGATCATGACAATGCATCTTCGGCTTCAACCTCCTTACGATGGTTGCTGCTATTTTCAAATAGGGATTCAGATAGGTTCATCTTAATTTGTGCCAATTTTGCTTCTATAACCACCTTGCGCGACCCCTTGAGAAGACTGAGTCACTTATTTGACCAATTTCCTAACCTTTGAATGTATTTTCGCACTGT
Coding sequences within it:
- the LOC132172287 gene encoding putative pectinesterase/pectinesterase inhibitor 28, with translation MSNGDDDSRRRKRIALISFSSIFLVAMVVAVTVGVSLSHDQNKSNDSKNGSKSDDDIYTSSKAIQSICAPTDYKRECVSSLSSVAGNTTDSRELIIAVFKAAMNQINEGAKKSTLLQDLEKDPMAKKALEDCKELMDFAVDELQHSASRFGDLDITKLDDVVIDLRTWLSAVVTYQETCLDGFQNTTGDAGKKMREALTTAMHLSSNGLAIVSGMSSLLADLQIPGFGGSRRRLLRDVVSDNWSNPGVRRLLQVIPTEIEPNIIVAKDGSGKFKTINEAVLEIPKRSNQTFVIYIKEGVYEEYVHINTSMTHVMMIGDGAQKTRITGNQSYIDGTPTFKTSTFAVTGDYFTAKNIGFENSAGAAKHQAVALKVQSDFSTFYNCSMDGYQDTLYVHTKRQFYRDCTISGTIDFVFGDATAIFQNCTFVVRKPMDNQQCIVTAQGRKESLQASGIVLQGCSIVSDPAFFPVRFERRAYLGRPWKAFSRTIIMETHIDDLIQPQGWLPWVGDFALDTCFYAEFQNTGPGANSTGRVNWAGVKKNITREEVLEYTAGRFFLGDEWIKDAQVPYISGMITS